One window of Microbacterium sediminis genomic DNA carries:
- a CDS encoding bifunctional folylpolyglutamate synthase/dihydrofolate synthase, translating into MNDRERADAVYEALLARAGERWVQPRKERTARVLELLDDPQRTYRVVHITGTNGKTSTARIIESLIRARGLRTGLFTSPHLERFTERIQIDGQPIADAAVADAWDEIEPFVGIVDAELEARGEEPLTFFELLTVLAFVAFADAPVDVLVLEVGMGGAWDSTNTADGDVAVFSPIDLDHADRLGDTIEKIAEVKAGIIKPGARVVSARQAPEAEAVLRRVSAEQDATIAFEGAEFALDDQKLAVGGQLITVRGLAGEYAEHYLPLYGRHQGENAALAIAAVESLIGDAGQALADDVLSEGLQEATSPGRLQLVGIDPTVVVDAAHNPHGAASLARALREAFDFEEWGLVLGVLGDKDAIGIVAQLAPIATHVFATVPDSDRAGSPDDLADLVESAGLRVTVHPHLGDAADAAREWAASGQKRGVVITGSVVLAGEALALAETEDWKSGWSA; encoded by the coding sequence ATGAACGACCGCGAACGCGCCGACGCCGTCTACGAGGCGCTCCTGGCCCGCGCCGGGGAGCGCTGGGTGCAGCCGCGCAAGGAGCGCACCGCGCGCGTGCTCGAGCTGCTCGACGACCCGCAGCGCACCTACCGCGTCGTGCACATCACGGGCACGAACGGCAAGACGTCCACGGCCCGCATCATCGAGAGCCTGATCCGCGCCCGCGGCCTGCGCACGGGCCTGTTCACGAGCCCGCACCTGGAGCGGTTCACGGAGCGGATCCAGATCGACGGGCAGCCGATCGCCGATGCCGCGGTCGCCGACGCGTGGGACGAGATCGAGCCGTTCGTCGGCATCGTCGACGCCGAGCTGGAGGCGCGGGGGGAGGAGCCGCTGACGTTCTTCGAGCTGCTCACGGTGCTCGCGTTCGTGGCGTTCGCCGACGCGCCCGTCGACGTGCTCGTGCTCGAGGTGGGCATGGGCGGCGCCTGGGACTCCACCAACACCGCGGACGGCGACGTGGCGGTGTTCTCGCCGATCGATCTGGACCACGCGGATCGGCTCGGCGACACGATCGAGAAGATCGCCGAGGTCAAGGCCGGCATCATCAAGCCCGGCGCCCGGGTCGTCTCGGCGCGCCAGGCGCCGGAGGCCGAGGCCGTGCTGCGGCGCGTGTCGGCCGAGCAGGATGCCACGATCGCCTTCGAGGGGGCCGAGTTCGCCCTCGACGACCAGAAGCTCGCGGTCGGCGGCCAGCTCATCACGGTGCGCGGGCTCGCGGGCGAGTACGCGGAGCACTACCTGCCGCTGTACGGGCGCCACCAGGGAGAGAACGCCGCGCTGGCGATCGCCGCGGTCGAGTCGCTCATCGGCGACGCCGGCCAGGCCCTCGCCGACGACGTGCTGTCGGAGGGCCTGCAGGAGGCGACCTCGCCCGGCCGGCTGCAGCTGGTCGGGATCGACCCGACCGTCGTCGTCGACGCGGCCCACAACCCGCACGGCGCGGCGTCGCTCGCGCGCGCGCTGCGCGAGGCGTTCGACTTCGAGGAGTGGGGCCTCGTGCTCGGCGTGCTCGGCGACAAGGACGCGATCGGCATCGTCGCCCAGCTGGCGCCGATCGCGACGCACGTGTTCGCCACGGTGCCCGACTCGGATCGCGCCGGCTCGCCCGATGACCTCGCCGATCTCGTCGAGTCGGCGGGCCTGCGCGTCACCGTGCACCCGCACCTCGGCGACGCCGCCGACGCCGCCCGCGAATGGGCCGCGTCCGGGCAGAAGCGCGGCGTCGTGATCACCGGATCCGTCGTGCTCGCCGGCGAGGCGCTCGCGCTCGCCGAGACCGAGGACTGGAAGTCGGGCTGGAGCGCATGA
- a CDS encoding DUF4233 domain-containing protein encodes MSTPRPRRYRPLQEKLGQVVLVFEAIVVFLGGLTIHGLGALPDGVPSWWGIVAGSVVAVLMFATSGLLRWPWGYAVGWALQAVVALGAFLVPAILLIALIFGGMWAYATIGGARIERRVAAQRAGTSD; translated from the coding sequence ATGAGCACGCCCCGGCCCCGCCGCTACCGTCCGCTGCAGGAGAAGCTCGGGCAGGTCGTGCTCGTCTTCGAGGCGATCGTCGTCTTCCTCGGCGGCCTGACGATCCACGGGCTCGGCGCCCTTCCCGACGGCGTGCCGTCGTGGTGGGGGATCGTCGCCGGCTCGGTCGTCGCCGTCCTCATGTTCGCCACGTCCGGCCTGCTGCGCTGGCCGTGGGGATACGCGGTCGGCTGGGCGCTGCAGGCCGTCGTCGCGCTCGGCGCGTTCCTCGTTCCCGCGATCCTGCTCATCGCCCTGATCTTCGGCGGCATGTGGGCATATGCGACGATCGGTGGTGCCCGCATCGAGCGCCGCGTCGCCGCCCAGCGAGCCGGCACCTCCGACTGA
- the ndk gene encoding nucleoside-diphosphate kinase yields the protein MATEETLVLVKPDGVARGLTGAILARIEAKGYALVDIKLVEPSRELLAQHYAEHEGKPFYEPLLEFMMSGPVVAIRVAGNRVIEGFRSLAGTTDPTTAAPGTIRGDFGRDWGVAVQQNLVHGSDSPESAARELGIWFA from the coding sequence ATGGCCACCGAAGAGACCCTCGTCCTCGTCAAGCCCGACGGCGTCGCCCGCGGCCTGACCGGCGCGATCCTCGCCCGCATCGAGGCGAAGGGCTACGCGCTCGTCGACATCAAGCTCGTCGAGCCCAGCCGCGAGCTGCTCGCGCAGCACTACGCCGAGCACGAGGGCAAGCCGTTCTACGAGCCGCTGCTGGAGTTCATGATGTCCGGCCCCGTCGTCGCGATCCGCGTCGCCGGCAACCGCGTCATCGAGGGCTTCCGCTCGCTCGCCGGCACGACCGACCCGACCACCGCCGCCCCCGGCACGATCCGCGGCGACTTCGGCCGCGACTGGGGCGTCGCCGTGCAGCAGAACCTCGTGCACGGATCGGACTCGCCCGAGTCGGCCGCGCGCGAGCTCGGCATCTGGTTCGCCTGA
- the ruvC gene encoding crossover junction endodeoxyribonuclease RuvC has protein sequence MGIDPGLTRCGVGIVDVAPDRSARLVHVGVIRSAVDAPVAERLATIARGIREALAEHRPEVLAVERVFAQHNLQTVMGTAQASGVALMLAAEHGIPAAMHTPSEVKAAITGYGSADKAQVQHMVARVLRLDELPQPADAADALALALCHAWRGAPAAAAAAGSLTPAQRAWAEAEKRSRRAPARR, from the coding sequence ATGGGCATCGACCCCGGCCTGACCCGCTGCGGCGTCGGGATCGTCGACGTCGCGCCGGACCGATCGGCGCGCCTCGTGCACGTGGGAGTGATCCGCTCGGCCGTGGATGCCCCGGTCGCCGAGCGGCTGGCGACGATCGCGCGCGGCATTCGCGAGGCCCTGGCCGAGCACCGGCCCGAGGTGCTCGCGGTGGAGCGCGTGTTCGCGCAGCACAACCTGCAGACCGTGATGGGCACCGCCCAGGCGTCCGGCGTCGCGCTCATGCTCGCGGCCGAGCACGGCATCCCCGCCGCCATGCACACGCCGAGCGAGGTGAAGGCGGCGATCACGGGGTACGGATCGGCCGACAAGGCCCAGGTCCAGCACATGGTGGCGCGCGTGCTGCGGCTCGACGAGCTGCCGCAGCCGGCCGATGCCGCCGACGCCCTCGCCCTCGCCCTCTGTCACGCGTGGCGAGGCGCCCCCGCCGCCGCGGCCGCCGCGGGCTCGCTCACGCCGGCGCAGCGCGCCTGGGCCGAGGCCGAGAAGCGCTCCCGCCGCGCGCCGGCCCGCCGCTGA
- the ruvA gene encoding Holliday junction branch migration protein RuvA, whose translation MISFLRGAVLHAGLDSVVLDVGGVGFSVAVTPEVARRARAGEELALHTHLIVREDALSLFGFATRAELDVFGILLGVSGVGPKSALGVLGAMSIDQIAEAVQLEDDKPFRKVSGIGPKTAKLIAVQLQGKLAPPQAAPAASPAGIAADVLAQVTQAVAGLGWPERVASEAVAAAAESASEADRASMQALLRLTLAALGPANGGARV comes from the coding sequence ATGATCTCGTTCCTCCGCGGCGCCGTGCTGCACGCCGGCCTCGACTCGGTCGTGCTCGATGTCGGCGGCGTCGGCTTCAGCGTCGCCGTCACGCCCGAGGTGGCGCGCCGCGCCCGCGCGGGGGAGGAACTGGCCCTGCACACGCACCTCATCGTGCGCGAGGACGCCCTGTCGCTGTTCGGCTTCGCCACCCGCGCCGAGCTCGACGTGTTCGGCATCCTGCTGGGCGTGAGCGGCGTGGGCCCCAAGTCGGCGCTCGGCGTGCTCGGCGCCATGAGCATCGACCAGATCGCGGAGGCCGTGCAGCTCGAGGATGACAAGCCGTTCCGCAAGGTCAGCGGCATCGGCCCCAAGACCGCCAAGCTCATCGCCGTGCAGCTGCAGGGCAAGCTCGCGCCGCCGCAGGCCGCGCCCGCCGCGTCGCCGGCCGGCATCGCCGCCGACGTGCTGGCGCAGGTGACCCAGGCGGTCGCCGGGCTCGGCTGGCCGGAGCGCGTGGCGAGCGAGGCCGTCGCGGCGGCGGCGGAGTCGGCGAGCGAGGCCGATCGCGCATCGATGCAGGCGCTGCTGCGCCTCACCCTCGCGGCCCTCGGCCCGGCGAACGGGGGCGCGCGTGTCTGA
- the ruvB gene encoding Holliday junction branch migration DNA helicase RuvB has translation MSERDIASPQPHDDTELAIEGALRPGSLADFVGQHKVRGQLQLLLDAARIQERPADHILLAGPPGLGKTTLAMIVAHESNRPLRMSSGPAIQHAGDLAALLSSLMPGEVLFIDEIHRMARSAEEMLYLAMEDFRIDIMVGKGAGATSIPLDLAPFTLVGATTRSGLLPNPLRDRFGFTAHLEYYEPEELERVIERSAGFLGVGLGGRERAEIARRSRGTPRIANRLLRRVRDYALVHAHGAAPELGDVRAALELYDVDAIGLDRLDRAVLDALVRRFRGGPVGLSTLAVAVGEEPDTVESVVEPYLVRIGFMGRTPRGRVATPEAYAHLGVAHPLGAPGSLPIDDL, from the coding sequence GTGTCTGAGCGCGACATCGCCTCGCCGCAGCCGCACGACGACACCGAGCTCGCCATCGAGGGCGCGCTGCGTCCCGGGAGCCTCGCCGACTTCGTCGGCCAGCACAAGGTTCGCGGCCAGCTGCAGCTGCTGCTCGACGCGGCGCGCATCCAGGAGCGGCCCGCCGACCACATCCTGCTGGCGGGGCCCCCGGGCCTCGGCAAGACGACGCTGGCGATGATCGTCGCGCACGAGAGCAACCGGCCGCTGCGGATGTCGAGCGGGCCGGCCATCCAGCACGCCGGCGATCTGGCGGCGCTGCTGTCGAGCCTCATGCCGGGCGAGGTGCTGTTCATCGACGAGATCCACCGCATGGCCCGCTCGGCCGAGGAGATGCTCTATCTCGCGATGGAGGACTTCCGCATCGACATCATGGTCGGCAAGGGCGCCGGCGCCACGAGCATCCCGCTCGACCTGGCGCCGTTCACGCTCGTGGGCGCGACCACCCGGTCGGGCCTGCTGCCCAATCCGCTGCGCGACCGCTTCGGCTTCACCGCGCACCTGGAGTACTACGAGCCCGAGGAACTGGAGCGCGTGATCGAGCGCTCCGCCGGCTTCCTCGGGGTCGGCCTGGGCGGGCGCGAGCGGGCCGAGATCGCCCGGCGCTCGCGCGGCACGCCCCGCATCGCGAACCGGCTGCTGCGCCGCGTGCGCGACTACGCGCTCGTGCACGCCCACGGCGCGGCGCCCGAGCTCGGCGACGTGCGGGCGGCCCTGGAGCTCTACGACGTCGACGCCATCGGCCTGGACCGCCTCGACCGCGCCGTCCTCGACGCGCTCGTGCGGCGCTTCCGCGGCGGGCCGGTCGGCCTCAGCACGCTCGCGGTCGCGGTGGGCGAGGAGCCCGACACGGTCGAGAGCGTCGTGGAGCCGTATCTCGTGCGCATCGGCTTCATGGGGCGCACGCCGCGCGGGCGCGTGGCGACGCCCGAGGCCTACGCGCACCTCGGTGTGGCGCACCCGCTCGGTGCGCCGGGGTCGCTCCCGATCGATGACCTATAA
- a CDS encoding preprotein translocase subunit YajC gives MNLILLVVLAAMLVFMFINGRRNAKKRQELEQERRTKMVPGARVMTRSGLFGTLVEFDAEDLTQPAKVEIAPGVVAEMHAQAVDLAPEATPAAADETVQDDETTETADEGYSLNGERVEKLPSDDDTKN, from the coding sequence ATGAATCTGATCCTCCTTGTCGTCCTCGCGGCGATGCTCGTCTTCATGTTCATCAACGGCCGCCGCAACGCGAAGAAGCGCCAGGAGCTCGAGCAGGAGCGCCGCACCAAGATGGTGCCCGGCGCGCGCGTGATGACCCGCTCCGGCCTGTTCGGCACCCTCGTGGAGTTCGACGCCGAGGACCTCACGCAGCCGGCCAAGGTCGAGATCGCCCCGGGCGTCGTGGCCGAGATGCACGCCCAGGCCGTGGACCTCGCACCGGAGGCCACGCCGGCCGCCGCCGACGAGACCGTGCAGGACGACGAGACGACCGAGACGGCCGACGAGGGGTACTCGCTCAACGGTGAGCGCGTCGAGAAGCTCCCGAGCGACGACGACACCAAGAACTGA
- the secD gene encoding protein translocase subunit SecD — protein sequence MATPTPVRRAWRALTGLLVLIAVLAGANALGVYVFQQSSWVPELALDLQGGTQIVLEAQTEGADPSGEQMQQAVSIIRQRVDASGVSEAEVTTQGTRNIVVQMPGTVDDETRERIEASAQLELRSVIYAAAAANTFVGEDGEETPYPSADTALPATPSVAPTDGSDPNWVSDYLWARFLAYDCANPDVDPASAPADDPVIACDDQGSKYILGPVEITGDAIDDAFSTLQQNNGQWAVQLDLDDAGTEVFGQVSQRLYSIGQAGANDPRSQFAFILDGAVISAPQMNAVILDGRPSISGTFTQETATALAEQLKFGALPLSFTVVSSDTISATLGEQQLQIGLLAGLIGLVLVALYSLLSYRALGTVIIASLVVMGVLTYVLLTLLSWRLGYRLSLAGVAGLIVTIGFTADSFIVYFERIRDEMRDGKSITAAVEDGWDRAKRTIYISKSINVLAAIVLYILADATVKGFAFTLGITTAIDVLIFVIFTHPVMQLLARTRFFGGGHPLSGLDPAGLGAVYRGRAEFKRTVAPVARAKRSQGEAERRQTIAERKRAAELAARESTGTPGEGDA from the coding sequence GTGGCGACACCGACCCCTGTGCGCCGTGCGTGGCGCGCCCTCACCGGACTTCTCGTCCTGATCGCCGTGCTCGCGGGCGCCAACGCGCTGGGCGTGTACGTGTTCCAGCAGTCCTCGTGGGTTCCCGAGCTGGCGCTCGACCTGCAGGGCGGCACGCAGATCGTGCTCGAGGCGCAGACGGAGGGTGCCGACCCCTCCGGCGAGCAGATGCAGCAGGCGGTCTCGATCATCCGCCAGCGCGTCGACGCCTCGGGCGTCTCGGAGGCCGAGGTCACCACGCAGGGCACGCGCAACATCGTCGTGCAGATGCCCGGCACGGTCGATGACGAGACGCGTGAGCGCATCGAGGCCAGCGCGCAGCTCGAGCTGCGATCGGTGATCTACGCCGCGGCCGCCGCCAACACGTTCGTGGGCGAGGACGGCGAGGAGACGCCGTACCCGAGCGCCGACACCGCGCTGCCGGCCACGCCGAGCGTGGCGCCGACCGACGGCTCCGACCCCAACTGGGTCTCCGACTACCTGTGGGCACGATTCCTGGCGTACGACTGCGCCAACCCCGATGTCGACCCGGCCTCGGCCCCCGCCGACGACCCGGTCATCGCCTGCGACGACCAGGGATCGAAGTACATCCTCGGCCCCGTCGAGATCACGGGCGACGCGATCGACGACGCCTTCTCGACGCTGCAGCAGAACAACGGCCAGTGGGCCGTGCAGCTCGACCTCGACGACGCCGGCACCGAGGTCTTCGGCCAGGTGAGCCAGCGCCTGTACAGCATCGGCCAGGCCGGCGCGAACGATCCGCGCAGCCAGTTCGCGTTCATCCTCGACGGCGCCGTCATCTCGGCACCGCAGATGAACGCCGTCATCCTCGACGGTCGCCCCAGCATCTCGGGCACCTTCACGCAGGAGACGGCCACCGCCCTCGCCGAGCAGCTCAAGTTCGGTGCGCTGCCGCTGAGCTTCACGGTCGTCAGCTCCGACACGATCTCGGCCACGCTCGGTGAGCAGCAGCTGCAGATCGGCCTGCTCGCGGGTCTCATCGGCCTCGTGCTCGTGGCGCTGTACTCGCTGCTGTCGTACCGCGCGCTGGGCACCGTGATCATCGCGTCGCTCGTCGTGATGGGCGTGCTCACCTACGTGCTGCTCACGCTGCTGTCGTGGCGCCTGGGCTACCGCCTGTCGCTGGCGGGCGTCGCGGGCCTGATCGTGACGATCGGCTTCACCGCCGACTCCTTCATCGTGTACTTCGAGCGCATCCGCGACGAGATGCGCGACGGCAAGTCGATCACCGCCGCCGTCGAGGACGGTTGGGATCGCGCCAAGCGCACGATCTACATCTCCAAGTCGATCAACGTGCTCGCCGCGATCGTGCTGTACATCCTGGCCGACGCCACGGTGAAGGGCTTCGCCTTCACCCTCGGCATCACCACCGCGATCGACGTGCTGATCTTCGTGATCTTCACGCACCCGGTCATGCAGCTGCTGGCCCGCACGCGGTTCTTCGGCGGCGGCCACCCGCTGTCGGGTCTTGACCCCGCGGGCCTGGGCGCCGTGTACCGCGGCCGCGCCGAGTTCAAGCGGACCGTCGCGCCCGTCGCCCGGGCCAAGCGGTCGCAGGGCGAGGCCGAGCGCCGCCAGACGATCGCCGAGCGCAAGCGTGCCGCCGAGCTGGCCGCGCGCGAGAGTACCGGCACGCCGGGGGAGGGAGACGCCTGA
- the secF gene encoding protein translocase subunit SecF, which yields MRSMNELGNDLYSGKTSFPFVGKRNLWFLVAIALVAASVLVLLVRGISPSIEFTGGSQFTISSPSTTDQLLASDVVDEIVPGSEAKVTTIGGSDIRVQTSQLDNAQTVELTDALAEAYGVEADEITSSFIGPTWGADVTRQSLWGLGIFLALTFLILAIYFRTWKMSVAAIIGVVDVLVVTIGIYALVGFEVSPAAVIGFLTILAYSLYDTTVVFDKIRENTRDDGQISHRTFGESVNLAVNQTLVRSINTSIVAALPVAAILFIGALWLGADTLSDISLSIFVGIIVATYSTLFVAAPLYSLLRENEPAIRQRDARVRDARERGVRAA from the coding sequence ATGCGTTCCATGAACGAGCTCGGCAATGACCTCTACAGCGGCAAGACCTCGTTCCCGTTCGTCGGGAAGCGCAACCTCTGGTTCCTCGTGGCGATCGCGCTCGTGGCGGCCTCGGTGCTCGTGCTGCTGGTGCGCGGCATCTCGCCGTCGATCGAGTTCACCGGCGGATCGCAGTTCACGATCTCGTCGCCGTCGACCACCGATCAGCTCCTCGCCTCCGACGTCGTGGACGAGATCGTCCCCGGCTCCGAGGCGAAGGTCACCACGATCGGCGGATCGGACATCCGCGTCCAGACCTCGCAGCTCGACAACGCGCAGACGGTGGAGCTCACCGACGCGCTGGCCGAGGCCTACGGCGTGGAGGCCGACGAGATCACCTCGTCGTTCATCGGCCCGACCTGGGGCGCCGACGTCACCCGGCAGTCGCTGTGGGGCCTCGGGATCTTCCTCGCACTGACCTTCCTCATCCTCGCGATCTACTTCCGCACCTGGAAGATGTCGGTCGCGGCGATCATCGGCGTCGTCGACGTGCTCGTCGTCACCATCGGGATCTACGCGCTCGTCGGCTTCGAGGTCTCGCCCGCGGCCGTGATCGGATTCCTCACGATCCTCGCGTACTCGCTCTACGACACCACCGTCGTGTTCGACAAGATCCGCGAGAACACGCGCGACGACGGGCAGATCTCGCACCGCACGTTCGGGGAGTCGGTCAACCTCGCGGTCAACCAGACGCTGGTCCGCTCGATCAACACCTCGATCGTGGCCGCCCTGCCCGTGGCGGCGATCCTCTTCATCGGCGCGCTGTGGCTGGGAGCCGACACGCTCTCGGACATCTCGCTGTCGATCTTCGTCGGCATCATCGTCGCGACGTACTCGACGCTGTTCGTGGCGGCGCCGCTCTACTCGCTCCTGCGCGAGAACGAGCCGGCGATCCGCCAGCGTGACGCGCGGGTGCGCGACGCCCGCGAGCGTGGCGTTCGGGCGGCCTGA
- a CDS encoding RelA/SpoT family protein codes for MADTLQSTSSLRRLVPRIFSRAPRHADLTKLINTVKANHPRGDLAVIEHAYRVADEKHRGQKRQSGEPYITHPLAVAQILADLGLGPRAIAAALLHDTVEDTGYALDELQAEFGDEVGLLVDGVTKLDKVKYGESAQAETVRKMIVAMSKDIRVLVIKLADRLHNARTWGFVPPEKAKRKATETLEIYAPLAHRLGIQAIKSELEDLSFAVLHPKIYNEIDALVKQRTPQREQYVQRVIDDVGSDLQQLRVKGAVSGRPKQLYSVYQKMVVRGRDFDDIYDLIGIRVIVPTVRDCYAVLGAIHARWTPLPGRFKDYIATPKFNLYRSLHTTVIGPGGRTVEIQIRTQEMHQQAEFGVAAHWKYKERMVATSGKLDERASGQDMAWLARISDWQAETKDPGEFLDSLRFEIGAKEVYVFTPKGRVIGLPSGATPVDFAYAVHTEIGHRTMGAKVNGRLVTLDTELRSGDVVEVLTSKNPDAGPSQDWMAFVRSTRARNKIRGWFTKERREEAIEQGKESILRAMRRHHLPIQRLKDSLGDAAHELHYDDVSALYAAVGEGHVSSQSVLEKVQSLLEVDEPASGPLELPTAPSQRRSRGSESGVLVRGADDILVKLAKCCTPVPGDEIVGFVTRGSGVSVHRADCTNVKSLKDDPARLIDVSWGTTTKSVYLVQIQVEALDRSGLLSDITRALSEHHVNILSANVSTTKERLAISRYVFEMGDSVHLDRVLSAVRRIDGVYDVYRVTSS; via the coding sequence ATGGCTGACACGCTGCAGTCCACGTCCTCGCTGCGGCGGCTCGTGCCCCGCATCTTCTCGCGGGCGCCCCGCCACGCCGACCTGACGAAGCTCATCAACACGGTCAAGGCGAACCACCCCCGCGGAGACCTGGCGGTCATCGAGCACGCGTATCGCGTGGCCGACGAGAAGCACCGCGGCCAGAAGCGCCAGAGCGGCGAGCCGTACATCACGCACCCGCTCGCGGTGGCGCAGATCCTCGCGGATCTCGGCCTCGGTCCGCGCGCGATCGCGGCCGCCCTGCTCCACGACACGGTCGAGGACACCGGCTACGCGCTCGACGAGCTCCAGGCCGAGTTCGGCGACGAGGTGGGCCTGCTCGTCGACGGCGTCACCAAGCTCGACAAGGTCAAGTACGGCGAGAGCGCGCAGGCCGAGACGGTCCGCAAGATGATCGTGGCGATGTCCAAGGACATCCGCGTGCTCGTCATCAAGCTCGCCGACCGGCTGCACAACGCCCGCACGTGGGGCTTCGTGCCCCCGGAGAAGGCCAAGCGCAAGGCGACCGAGACCCTCGAGATCTACGCGCCGCTCGCGCACCGGCTGGGCATCCAGGCGATCAAGTCGGAGCTCGAGGACCTCTCCTTCGCGGTGCTGCATCCGAAGATCTACAACGAGATCGACGCCCTCGTGAAGCAGCGCACCCCGCAGCGCGAGCAGTACGTGCAGCGCGTGATCGACGACGTGGGCAGCGACCTGCAGCAGCTGCGCGTCAAGGGCGCGGTGTCGGGGCGGCCCAAGCAGCTCTACTCGGTGTACCAGAAGATGGTCGTGCGCGGCCGCGACTTCGACGACATCTACGACCTCATCGGCATCCGCGTCATCGTGCCCACGGTGCGCGACTGCTACGCCGTGCTCGGCGCGATCCACGCGCGCTGGACGCCGCTGCCGGGCCGGTTCAAGGACTACATCGCCACCCCGAAGTTCAACCTCTACCGCTCGCTGCACACCACGGTGATCGGTCCCGGCGGGCGCACGGTCGAGATCCAGATCCGCACCCAGGAGATGCATCAGCAGGCCGAGTTCGGCGTGGCGGCGCACTGGAAGTACAAGGAGCGCATGGTCGCCACGAGCGGCAAGCTCGACGAGCGCGCCTCCGGCCAGGACATGGCCTGGCTCGCGCGGATCTCCGACTGGCAGGCCGAGACGAAGGACCCGGGGGAGTTCCTCGACTCGCTCCGCTTCGAGATCGGCGCCAAGGAGGTCTACGTCTTCACGCCCAAGGGGCGCGTGATCGGCCTGCCCTCGGGCGCGACCCCCGTCGACTTCGCGTACGCGGTGCACACCGAGATCGGCCACCGCACCATGGGCGCCAAGGTGAACGGGCGCCTCGTGACGCTCGACACCGAGCTGCGCTCGGGCGACGTGGTCGAGGTGCTCACGTCGAAGAACCCCGATGCCGGGCCCAGCCAGGACTGGATGGCGTTCGTGCGCAGCACCCGCGCGCGCAACAAGATCCGCGGCTGGTTCACCAAGGAGCGGCGCGAGGAGGCGATCGAGCAGGGCAAGGAGTCGATCCTGCGCGCGATGCGTCGGCACCACCTGCCGATCCAGCGGCTCAAGGACTCCCTGGGGGATGCGGCGCACGAGCTGCACTACGACGACGTCTCGGCCCTGTACGCCGCCGTGGGCGAGGGTCACGTGTCGAGCCAGTCGGTGCTCGAGAAGGTGCAGTCGCTGCTCGAGGTCGACGAGCCGGCCAGCGGCCCGCTGGAGCTGCCGACCGCGCCGTCGCAGCGCCGCTCCCGCGGCAGCGAGTCCGGCGTGCTCGTGCGCGGTGCCGACGACATCCTCGTCAAGCTGGCCAAGTGCTGCACGCCCGTGCCGGGGGACGAGATCGTCGGCTTCGTCACGCGGGGCTCCGGCGTCTCGGTGCACCGCGCCGACTGCACCAACGTGAAGTCGCTCAAGGACGACCCGGCGCGTCTCATCGACGTGTCGTGGGGCACCACGACCAAGAGCGTGTACCTCGTGCAGATCCAGGTCGAGGCGCTCGATCGGTCGGGCCTGCTCTCCGACATCACGCGGGCGCTCAGCGAGCACCACGTCAACATCCTGTCGGCGAACGTGTCGACGACGAAGGAGCGCCTGGCGATCAGCCGGTACGTCTTCGAGATGGGCGACTCGGTGCATCTGGACCGCGTGCTGAGCGCCGTGCGCCGGATCGACGGCGTCTACGACGTGTACCGCGTCACCTCCTCCTGA